The following proteins come from a genomic window of Acuticoccus sediminis:
- a CDS encoding acyltransferase family protein has translation MTDASGRSLPYYPKLDGLRAVAACLVLVEHFTYNEMVRGFAPGLIGVKSFFVLSGFLITSILLKERGTAPAGVLATRFYLRRALRLAPAYYAAILLTALLALAAMRQEWPWHAFYLSNVQIALQERWTGAGHFWTLATEEQFYLFWFPLVALAPRRWLLPVIAGCVILAPIYRAIMAIEGTTFAIVLLPGNIDSLAAGALLAVSMSGRAAGLAFMERVAGSRALLWGSLVAVVMTTGSFGDVVGWTGGSGVLRWVFLPVLVNVTALCAVRSAIAADGRFDILAHPALVHVGRISYGLYVWHYFVPQFCYTYIPGFQALDVGAWAILRTVIWLGLTVLIAEVSWRVIERPFLALKRRTPRAGRPVPARVEAAVPR, from the coding sequence ATGACTGACGCGTCCGGGCGCAGCCTGCCGTACTATCCGAAGCTCGATGGGTTGCGGGCGGTCGCCGCGTGCCTGGTTCTGGTCGAGCATTTCACCTACAACGAGATGGTCCGCGGGTTCGCGCCCGGGCTGATCGGCGTGAAGTCGTTCTTCGTTCTGTCCGGCTTCCTCATCACCTCGATCCTTCTGAAGGAGCGCGGGACGGCTCCTGCCGGGGTGCTGGCGACGCGGTTCTACCTGCGGCGGGCGCTGCGGCTGGCGCCCGCCTACTACGCGGCGATCCTCCTCACCGCGCTCCTGGCGCTCGCCGCGATGCGCCAGGAATGGCCGTGGCATGCGTTCTACCTGAGCAACGTGCAGATCGCGCTTCAGGAGCGCTGGACCGGGGCAGGGCACTTCTGGACCTTGGCGACGGAAGAGCAGTTCTACCTCTTCTGGTTCCCTCTGGTGGCGCTCGCGCCGCGGCGGTGGCTGCTGCCGGTGATCGCCGGCTGCGTGATCCTGGCCCCGATCTATCGGGCGATCATGGCGATAGAGGGGACGACCTTCGCCATCGTCCTCCTGCCCGGCAACATCGACAGCCTCGCGGCCGGCGCGCTCCTGGCGGTGTCGATGAGCGGGCGGGCGGCGGGGCTCGCGTTCATGGAGAGGGTGGCGGGCAGCCGCGCCCTCCTGTGGGGATCGCTCGTCGCCGTCGTCATGACGACGGGGAGCTTCGGGGACGTCGTCGGCTGGACCGGCGGGTCCGGGGTGTTGCGCTGGGTCTTCCTGCCGGTGCTGGTCAACGTCACGGCCCTCTGCGCGGTGCGGTCCGCAATCGCGGCGGACGGGCGGTTCGACATCCTGGCGCACCCGGCGCTGGTCCATGTCGGACGCATCTCCTACGGGCTCTATGTCTGGCACTATTTCGTGCCCCAGTTCTGCTACACCTACATTCCCGGCTTCCAGGCGCTCGACGTCGGCGCCTGGGCGATCCTGCGCACCGTCATCTGGCTCGGCCTGACGGTCCTGATCGCGGAGGTCTCCTGGCGCGTGATCGAGCGGCCGTTCCTGGCGCTCAAGCGCCGCACGCCGCGCGCCGGCCGGCCCGTCCCGGCGCGCGTCGAGGCCGCCGTGCCGCGATGA
- the typA gene encoding translational GTPase TypA, which translates to MTTAPRALRNVAIIAHVDHGKTTLIDVLLRQSGAFRENQKVAERVMDSNALEMERGITILAKVTSVEWESEATPPTRINIVDTPGHADFGGEVERILNMVDGAVILVDAAEGPMPQTKFVLGKALRMGLRPIVAINKIDKPEERHQEVVDMVFDLFDALGADDEQLDFPIVYGSAKNGWMSLEPTPSAKPSMAPLLDLIVKHVPEPRVEEGPFRMLATTIEADNFLGRILTGRITSGTVRPNQTVKVLRRDGSVVETGRVSKVLAFRGIERQPIEEGRAGDIVAISGLLKGTVADTIVDPAVTTSIPAQPIDPPTLAMTFRVNDSPLAGTEGDKVQSRVIRNRLMSEAEGNVALRVTDTEGGEAFVVAGRGELQLGILIETMRREGFEIGVSRPQVVMRQAEDGTRLEPIEEVTIDVDDEHSGTVIQKLSERKADLVEMNPSGAGRTRIIMHAPTRGLIGYQGELLSDTRGTGILNRVFHEYVPHKGAIPTRHTGVLISNGDGDAVAYAMFNLEDRGPMFIDPGIKVYRGMIIGEHTRGNDLEVNVIKGKQLTNMRASGKDEAVKLTPPIRMSLERALSYINDMELVEVTPKNIRLRKVHLDPNDRKKAERAAENA; encoded by the coding sequence ATGACCACAGCACCCCGCGCGCTGCGCAACGTCGCGATCATCGCGCACGTCGACCACGGCAAGACGACCCTGATTGACGTCCTCCTGCGTCAGTCCGGCGCCTTCCGCGAGAATCAGAAGGTGGCCGAGCGCGTCATGGACTCCAACGCGCTCGAGATGGAGCGCGGCATCACCATCCTGGCCAAGGTCACGTCGGTGGAGTGGGAGAGCGAGGCGACGCCGCCGACCCGCATCAACATCGTCGACACGCCGGGTCACGCCGACTTCGGCGGCGAGGTGGAGCGTATCCTCAACATGGTGGACGGCGCGGTGATCCTCGTCGACGCCGCCGAAGGGCCGATGCCGCAGACCAAGTTCGTGCTCGGCAAGGCGCTCAGGATGGGCCTCCGGCCGATCGTCGCCATCAACAAGATCGACAAGCCGGAAGAGCGGCACCAGGAAGTGGTCGACATGGTGTTCGACCTCTTCGACGCGCTCGGCGCGGACGACGAGCAGCTCGACTTCCCGATCGTCTACGGCTCGGCCAAGAACGGCTGGATGAGCCTTGAGCCGACCCCGTCGGCGAAGCCCTCGATGGCCCCGCTCCTCGACCTCATCGTCAAGCACGTGCCCGAGCCGCGCGTGGAGGAGGGGCCGTTCCGCATGCTCGCCACGACGATCGAGGCGGACAACTTCCTCGGCCGCATCCTGACCGGGCGCATCACCTCCGGCACCGTGAGGCCGAACCAGACGGTCAAGGTCCTGCGCCGCGACGGCAGCGTCGTGGAGACCGGGCGCGTCTCCAAGGTGCTCGCCTTCCGCGGCATCGAGCGTCAGCCGATCGAGGAGGGCCGCGCCGGTGACATCGTCGCGATTTCCGGCCTCCTGAAGGGCACCGTCGCGGACACCATCGTCGACCCCGCGGTGACGACGTCGATCCCGGCCCAGCCGATCGACCCGCCGACGCTGGCGATGACCTTCCGCGTCAACGACTCGCCGCTCGCCGGCACCGAGGGCGACAAGGTCCAGTCCCGCGTCATCCGCAACCGGCTGATGTCCGAGGCCGAGGGCAACGTCGCGCTGCGCGTCACCGACACCGAGGGCGGCGAGGCCTTCGTGGTCGCGGGCCGCGGCGAACTGCAGCTCGGCATCCTCATCGAGACCATGCGCCGCGAGGGCTTCGAGATCGGCGTGTCGCGCCCGCAGGTCGTGATGCGGCAGGCCGAGGACGGCACGCGCCTCGAGCCCATCGAAGAAGTCACGATCGACGTCGACGACGAGCACTCCGGCACGGTCATCCAGAAGCTGTCCGAGCGGAAGGCCGACCTCGTCGAGATGAACCCGTCGGGCGCCGGGCGCACGCGCATCATCATGCACGCGCCGACCCGCGGCCTCATCGGCTACCAGGGCGAGCTGCTGTCCGACACGCGCGGCACCGGCATCCTCAACCGCGTGTTCCACGAGTACGTGCCGCACAAGGGCGCGATCCCGACCCGGCACACCGGCGTTCTCATCTCCAACGGCGACGGCGATGCGGTGGCGTACGCGATGTTCAACCTGGAAGACCGCGGTCCGATGTTCATCGATCCGGGCATCAAGGTCTACCGCGGCATGATCATCGGCGAGCACACCCGGGGCAACGACCTCGAGGTCAACGTGATCAAGGGCAAGCAGCTCACCAACATGCGCGCGTCCGGCAAGGACGAGGCGGTGAAGCTGACCCCGCCGATCCGCATGAGCCTCGAGCGGGCGCTCAGCTACATCAACGACATGGAGCTCGTTGAGGTGACGCCGAAGAACATCCGCCTGCGCAAGGTCCACCTCGACCCGAACGACCGCAAGAAGGCCGAGCGCGCCGCTGAGAACGCGTAA